The following coding sequences lie in one Alloacidobacterium dinghuense genomic window:
- the cydB gene encoding cytochrome d ubiquinol oxidase subunit II, with product MDMPLLCAGFAALSVTLYVLLDGFDLGVGALLLLQPHERSRDHMVDSITPTWDGNETWLIMTGVTLLAAFPIAYGILMPALYIPIIMMLLALGLRGVSFEFRAQMKRYRRRWDVIFAIGSIAAACMQGLILGALLEGISVEGSSFSGTVFDCFRPFSVLCALCVLEGYVVLGSCWLEYKTSALLHGFSVQALRIALPLFLLTFGFAVGTAFSVQPGIVAVWKAHPLLLGTVSCTVLIAALILFGSIGKRPDVRPLAAGMVMIAAGIAGLAIIVFPMVVPFRLSIWSASSSRLSQIFVLTGAIVVTPVVLGYSFFAYWVFRGKTPEKGWDG from the coding sequence ATGGACATGCCTCTCCTTTGTGCCGGATTCGCCGCTCTGTCCGTTACGTTGTATGTCTTGCTCGATGGCTTCGACCTCGGAGTCGGCGCGTTGCTCTTGCTGCAGCCGCATGAGAGATCGAGAGACCATATGGTCGATTCCATCACACCGACGTGGGATGGCAACGAGACGTGGCTGATCATGACCGGAGTGACGCTGTTGGCAGCGTTTCCGATCGCGTATGGCATTCTCATGCCGGCCCTCTATATTCCGATCATCATGATGCTGCTGGCATTGGGTCTGCGCGGAGTCTCATTTGAGTTTCGTGCCCAGATGAAACGCTACCGTCGCAGATGGGACGTGATCTTTGCAATCGGGTCAATTGCGGCAGCCTGCATGCAGGGTCTCATTCTTGGCGCCCTGCTCGAGGGCATATCGGTCGAAGGGAGCTCGTTCAGCGGGACCGTCTTTGATTGCTTTCGACCTTTCTCTGTACTTTGCGCTCTCTGCGTACTTGAGGGATATGTAGTGCTCGGCAGCTGCTGGCTTGAATACAAGACTTCAGCGCTCCTGCATGGATTTTCGGTACAAGCGTTGCGCATCGCATTGCCGCTATTTCTTCTCACCTTCGGTTTTGCCGTGGGGACGGCATTCTCCGTTCAACCAGGCATTGTCGCTGTATGGAAGGCCCACCCTTTGCTGCTAGGAACAGTAAGCTGCACCGTGTTGATTGCAGCTCTCATTCTGTTTGGAAGTATCGGCAAGCGTCCCGACGTTCGTCCCCTGGCCGCGGGCATGGTGATGATCGCTGCAGGGATTGCAGGTCTTGCAATCATCGTGTTTCCGATGGTTGTGCCGTTTCGCCTTTCGATTTGGAGCGCGTCGAGTTCGCGGCTGAGCCAGATATTCGTGCTCACCGGAGCAATCGTTGTCACGCCCGTGGTGCTCGGGTATTCGTTCTTCGCCTACTGGGTATTTCGCGGCAAGACTCCGGAGAAGGGGTGGGACGGATGA